The Yamadazyma tenuis chromosome 2, complete sequence sequence AACGCCTTTTGGTTCTCAGGGATAAGGCGGGTTAATCGAGATCTGATATCTCCTATGGCGGGGCCACCAATGACACGAATGAGCTCGGAGGTCGACCCGCCGTTGTCCAGGATCGGGAGGATGTAGCTCACGTGACTCGCCATTGCCCTGAAGTGAGGGACGAGGGCGTTGGTGGCGGTTCCTCCAGAAATGATTGCCACTTGTAATTGAGATTGCTGCATAGGTGTCACTGAGTGTGGAGGTGAGTTCGCATCACCTGCGACGCGAGATGGAGAGGATGGTTTGGCGTCGCGTGCTGACCTAAGCATCCGACCAATTCTCGGCAAAAAGCAGTCACTGGTAGTCCCGGGACCGCGCCGCGGGTAATTTTCAGCATGTTGCTttgaggtggtggatgcAAAACCGCAGTGAAAAattaaaatttttcattcCATACAACAGTATTTTAAACATGGCTagtcaagaagttttaGTTTTAAGAGGAACCTTAGAAGGTCACAACGGCTGGGTCACCTCCCTTGCCACCACCGCCGCTCACCCagacttgttgttgtctGGTTCCAGAGACAAGACTTTGATCACCTGGAAATTGACCGGAGGTGAAGACTCTCAATACGGTGTGCCAAAGAAGTCTTTCAAGGGACACTCTCACATTGTCCAAGATGTCACCATTTCTGCTGATGGTGCTTATGCTTTGTCTGGTTCATGGGACAAGACCTTGAGATTGTGGGATTTGGAAACCGGTGAATGTACCAAGAGATTTGTTGGACACACTGGAGACGTTTTGTCTGTGTCTATTGCTCAGAACTTGAGACAAATTGTTTCTGCTTCCAGAGACAAGACCGTCAAGGTCTGGAACACCATTGGTGAATGTATGCAAACCTTGACCGGTCACGGTGACTGGGTTTCTGCTGTCAGATTCTCTCCAAAGGAAAACGATGTGTCTACTGTCATTTCTGCTTCTTGGGATAAGACTATTAAGGTATgttatttttttttgtggatggaaGTAAACCCTTGGCTTGAAATGATGTTTACAATATTTGCTACTTCAGACGTTGCTCACAAGCTTCGAATGAGACATCAATTACACCAAGATCTCTGATTCTTCAAGGGTTTTTTTCCAGTAGTATTTTTTAGACTGTGTTACTAACTTCTCTCTAGTCCTGGGATTTGTCTGAGTACAAATTGAACGCCGACTTCATTGGCCACACCGGATACATCTCCTGTATCACCATCTCCCCAGATGGATCTTTGTGTGCTTCTGCTGGTAAGGACGGTGCCATCATCTTGTGGGATTTGAACGTCCACAAGTCTTTGTACACCTTGAACGCCGGTAGCGAAGTCCATGCTTTGGCCTTCTCTCCTTCCAGATACTGGGTGGCTGCTGCCACCTCCACTGGtatcaagatcttcaacttgcAAGAAAGATCTTTGTTGGATGAATTGAAGCCTGAATTTGCCATTGGTGCTAAGGCCAAGGACCCAGAACCAATCTCTTTGACCTGGTCCGCCGATGGTCAAACCTTGTTTGCCGGTTACACCGACAGCTTGATCAGAGTTTGGCAAGTCATGACCTCTTCTGCTTAGAGGGTGTGTATAATTAATCGATTATATCTGTACATTTACTCACTGTAGTTACTCAAACATGTAAACTTTCCCGCTGGCGCTGCCACCCGCGCACCAGTTTTGAGTCGGGTGCATCGAGCACACGGCGGGAACAGCGCCCACATTCAGTCCCGTTAAGTGTGCTAATATCTGGCCCTTTTGGTCGTAGATATCGAACCCTCGGTTCATATTGGCAATGACAAACTTCTGCACCCCATCTTCGGGTGCCACCTGCCACTTGGATTTTAAAATCGATACCCACCGGCCTGTCTGACAGTTATGCCTTATCCTGGTAAAAGGTTCAAGATTCGTAGGTATTTCGTCCTCCTCCAGCTTTTGGGTTTTCTTTCCTGGTACCTGGTAGTCTGTGCTCCACTGTGTCACCGCCGGTTGTTGTTTGTTGCCGCTCAAGTCGAAAATACAAATATTGTCGTCGTAGCCATTGCAGACAATGCGGTTCTCAAGGTTCCAATCCACACATGAAACAGAGAGCCGAGACCCGTACGCTCCGTAGGGATGTGGGCTTGGGCTGGTGTCGAACTCGGACCACGATGCGGCCCCCACATTTCTCAAGTCCCAGATCCGAAGAGTTCTGTCTAATGAAGCAGAAGCAATTTGGTGCGACGCGTTTGGATTGATTGCAAAAGACCCAATTTTCTTATCGTGAAGCCTTAACAACTGCTTGCCATTgagtttgaacttggttCGGAGGTCGTGCTGGTAGAAATTCCCCGAGAGCGTCGTCATATAAAGAATGCTGGGGTTGTCCATACACACGTTGATATCAGACACTCCGAGAGGATAATCACTAGATTCGTACGGATCGTTCAAGTACGCCACCTCTGTCGACTCgagcttgttcaagtccattCGCCGCACCGAGCCGTCGTACGAGGCCGTTAAGAACTGCGACGGGGCGTTGAACGGagccaagatcttggacaCTGACTTCCCGTGAGGTTTGACAATCGAGATGGTGGGATCATCTCCCAGCGCATCCACCGCCCAGATCCCGACGTTTCCATTGGTGTCCCCACCGGCTATCACCCGACCGGTTGTGGATGGATGAAAGTTGAGTGAGGTGATCCGCTGGTGGGTGATTTTGATGTCCAAGGGATCGAATTTCTCCAACACTTTCAACTCGTCAAACTCCTTGCGCTTGGCCTGTAGAATCTTGTCGGTGTACGCCAAGTCTGACCGGCGGATCAAGTCGTAGAAGTCGCCTGCTGACATCTT is a genomic window containing:
- the cpc2 gene encoding 40S ribosomal protein RACK1 (COG:T; BUSCO:EOG092636T6; EggNog:ENOG503NUKD) yields the protein MASQEVLVLRGTLEGHNGWVTSLATTAAHPDLLLSGSRDKTLITWKLTGGEDSQYGVPKKSFKGHSHIVQDVTISADGAYALSGSWDKTLRLWDLETGECTKRFVGHTGDVLSVSIAQNLRQIVSASRDKTVKVWNTIGECMQTLTGHGDWVSAVRFSPKENDVSTVISASWDKTIKSWDLSEYKLNADFIGHTGYISCITISPDGSLCASAGKDGAIILWDLNVHKSLYTLNAGSEVHALAFSPSRYWVAAATSTGIKIFNLQERSLLDELKPEFAIGAKAKDPEPISLTWSADGQTLFAGYTDSLIRVWQVMTSSA
- a CDS encoding uncharacterized protein (EggNog:ENOG503NVA8; COG:S), translated to MVVLSEFERQRQENIRRNKELLRQLDLDSIHDSIAREVPDEKPKSVKRRKPSPKVKQEIEPSRRSRRIAGINMENTEEVQKMREEEEERDRRRKEMERLKQTRLYGDFQLLDLITDRKGNLKFEDKVLGATKSDGTNDPSVKLETETAEEVLDISSDNEVLKLFRELGDKMSAGDFYDLIRRSDLAYTDKILQAKRKEFDELKVLEKFDPLDIKITHQRITSLNFHPSTTGRVIAGGDTNGNVGIWAVDASGDDPTISIVKPHGKSVSKILAPFNAPSQFLTASYDGSVRRMDLNKLESTEVAYLNDPYESSDYPLGVSDINVCMDNPSILYMTTLSGNFYQHDLRTKFKLNGKQLLRLHDKKIGSFAINPNASHQIASASLDRTLRIWDLRNVGAASWSEFDTSPSPHPYGAYGSRLSVSCVDWNLENRIVCNGYDDNICIFDLSGNKQQPAVTQWSTDYQVPGKKTQKSEEDEIPTNLEPFTRIRHNCQTGRWVSILKSKWQVAPEDGVQKFVIANMNRGFDIYDQKGQILAHLTGSNVGAVPAVCSMHPTQNWCAGGSASGKVYMFE